CACCGTCGAGTCGGGGTAGACGTCGAACACCCGGGTGGTGACGTCGTCGAGGAGCCGCTCGAAGTCCCCGGGCTGCCAGGTCTTGCCGACGCCGCCCGGGAACAGGCAGTCCCCGCTGAACAGCTGCGGCACGCCCCCGACCGCGTCCCCGGTCAGGGCCAGCGCCACCGACCCGGGGGTGTGTCCGCGCAGATGGATCACCGCGAACTCGAGGTTGCCGACGGTGAGGGTGTCGCCGTGGGAGAGGATCCGGTCGGGTTTCACCGGCAGCGGCTCGGTGTCGAGTTCGTGCGCGGCGGTGGGTGCCCCGGTGGCGGCGGCCACGGCCTCCAGGGCCTGCCAGTGATCGAAGTGCTGGTGGCTGGTGACGATCAGCGAGACCTTGGGGACATGCTCGCGGATCACCTCGAGCAGCGTGTCGGCGTCGTTGGCGGCGTCGATGAGCAGGGTTTCGCCGGTGGCCGCACAGGTAATGAGATAGGCATTGTTGTCCATCGGACCAACGGAGACCTTGACGATGGTGGCGCCCGGCAGGCTGCGGCGGGCCCCGCTACCTGGTTCGACGTGTCCGGTGTAGGTATCGGCGATGACGGTCATGACGGCCACGTTACTGGCCGCCGGTCGCTTGTCGGCACCGGCACATAGCATGGGTCGCGACGTCGGAAAGTTAGGAGTGGGGCCGGGTGGCTGACCGCTTAGTAGTCAAGGGTGCGCGCGAGCACAATCTGCGCAGCATCGACCTTGACCTGCCCCGTGATGCGCTGATCGTCTTCACCGGGCTGTCCGGGTCGGGGAAGTCGTCGCTGGCTTTCGACACCATCTTCGCCGAGGGGCAGCGCCGCTACGTGGAGTCGCTGTCGGCCTACGCGCGGCAGTTCCTCGGGCAGATGGACAAGCCGGACGTCGACTTCATCGAGGGCCTGTCCCCGGCGGTGTCGATCGACCAGAAGTCGACCAACCGCAACCCGCGTTCGACGGTCGGGACCATCACCGAGGTCTACGACTACCTGCGACTGCTGTACGCCCGCGCCGGGACCCCGCACTGCCCGGTCTGCGGGGAGCGGATCGCGCGGCAGACCCCGCAGCAGATCGTCGATCAGGTGCTGGCGATGGACGAGGGCCTGCGGTTCCAGGTGCTGGCGCCGGTGGTGCGGACCCGCAAGGGCGAGTTCGTCGACCTGTTCGAGAAGCTCAACACCCAGGGCTACAGCCGGGTCCGCGTCGACGGCGTGGTGTATCCGCTGACCGACCCACCCAAGCTCAAGAAGCAGGAGAAACACGACATCGAGGTCGTGGTCGACCGGCTCACCGTCAAGGCCTCGTCCAAGCAGCGGCTCACCGACTCGGTGGAGACGGCGCTGAACCTCGCCGACGGCATCGTGGTGTTGGACTTCGTGGACCGCGACGACGACGATCCGCACCGCGAGCAGCGTTTCTCGGAGAAGCTGGCCTGTCCCAACGCCCACGCGCTGGCGGTCGACGACCTGGAACCGCGGTCGTTCTCGTTCAACTCGCCGTAC
This DNA window, taken from Mycolicibacterium sp. MU0050, encodes the following:
- a CDS encoding MBL fold metallo-hydrolase, which encodes MTVIADTYTGHVEPGSGARRSLPGATIVKVSVGPMDNNAYLITCAATGETLLIDAANDADTLLEVIREHVPKVSLIVTSHQHFDHWQALEAVAAATGAPTAAHELDTEPLPVKPDRILSHGDTLTVGNLEFAVIHLRGHTPGSVALALTGDAVGGVPQLFSGDCLFPGGVGKTWQPGDFERLLDDVTTRVFDVYPDSTVVYPGHGDDTTLGAERPALGEWRERGW